In Ischnura elegans chromosome 6, ioIscEleg1.1, whole genome shotgun sequence, one genomic interval encodes:
- the LOC124160702 gene encoding neuralized-like protein 4 encodes MTTILIALASALLAVAAPVASASGKVPSICSSTEADGMHTMRFQMGRRRNETGHWITAISAIKDNKEISDSMDLEMINQVTECHGRKVFHVKGVFHENPTEDPAVAIDGRSIEKLRFHEVGGKNTYFVNNYRTAFRPNDGENNGVVFTKEHLKWNQLFEVQIERPTTKFPYGLGIGITTNNPNELAIPDHMNTLKAGTWMYYDRRQFHNSTLIIKDIGRNIDELQRGDQIGIMIKDPGVLHIFINGNDMGPGSKGIPAGVHGVVELRGKTVQVSIIEKHAKLLPTT; translated from the exons ATGACCACCATTTTGATCGCCCTCGCTTCGGCTCTGCTGGCCGTCGCGGCACCGGTAGCTTCCGCATCCGGGAAGGTCCCGTCGATTTGCAGTTCCACGGAGGCCGATGGTATGCACACCATGCGGTTCCAGATGGGTCGGAGGAGGAACGAGACGGGTCACTGGATCACGGCCATATCCGCCATCAAAGACAACAAAGAGATCAGTGACAGCATGGACTTGGAGATGATCAACCAGGTCACCGAATGCCACGGAAGGAAAGTTTTTCACGTAAAAGGTGTTTTCCACG AAAATCCAACTGAAGATCCAGCCGTTGCAATCGATGGCCGTTCCATAGAAAAACTGCGCTTCCATGAGGTGGGCGGAAAAAATACCTATTTCGTCAATAATTACAGGACAGCATTCAGACCGAA TGATGGAGAAAATAATGGAGTTGTCTTTACCAAGGAACACCTGAAGTGGAACCAATTATTCGAAGTGCAAATTGAAAGACCAACAACAAAATTTCCTTATGGACTTGGAATTGGGATCACTACCAATAATCCCAATGAATTAGCAATTCCAGACCATATGAATACATTGAA GGCGGGAACTTGGATGTACTATGATCGACGCCAATTCCATAATAGTACTCTGATCATCAAAGACATTGGGCGCAACATTGATGAATTGCAG CGAGGTGATCAAATTGGAATTATGATCAAGGACCCAGGTGTTTTGCACATCTTCATAAATGGAAATGACATGGGACCAGGAAGCAAAGGAATCCCAGCTGGAGTCCATGGTGTGGTTGAGCTAAGGGGGAAAACTGTCCAAGTATCAATCATAGAAAAGCATGCTAAGCTCTTACCCACTACATGA